A single genomic interval of Syngnathoides biaculeatus isolate LvHL_M chromosome 1, ASM1980259v1, whole genome shotgun sequence harbors:
- the LOC133497928 gene encoding zona pellucida sperm-binding protein 4-like isoform X1, whose amino-acid sequence MARLWLLVVLTWGLLVSGRDQEVETALFEEEAKTGTLDDDDINNSDYDDDEGNFPDLEGVKTLDPEPVKGDSATLGLQEVSIGSALRGWSSTIDPIGTGLRVTCDDEGFKIFLPAAQFSDVKVLGSEDQRSVDHAQCGLNVSRFEDTLTVPFIGCHMEITNSYSLQLSYKDELGEARVAAVSCRPGPESASGLQLRAGVPPGAPASRCRTPPPVRTPPRAEHCAVAPEEQLPCGYAEILPADCETKGCCVNPTSYECFYPLDECTVDLHFVFIIRSTYESWHLDPTRLVIPGTKCRPVVANADFAIFKFKVTECGTRTYDIGMTRFYLAEVQTLVRALNLKYGIITRMDPLRFLLECRYSLADRDQQPFASVGYMVKIPSRDLPSSIPSDGLYGVQLRIATDETFSTFLPSFPTLRYILTKPVYLELSLLSPKPNASILVKYCLAYPQSAKNALVLVYEGCANPNDPNVAILQVSNLHQNRHQRHFEVKAFQFMDVKTKRYLDEQIHFMCSSEVCWSDEKTCEERCFDGKVP is encoded by the exons ATGGCTCGCCTCTGGCTGCTGGTTGTCCTGACCTGGGGTCTTTTGGTTTCGGGACGGGACCAGGAAGTTGAAACGGCACTTTTTGAAGAGGAGGCCAAGACGGGAACGTTGGATGACGATGACATTAACAACAGTGATTACGATGACGATGAAGGCAATTTTCCTGATCTAGAAGGAGTGAAAACATTGGACCCGGAACCTGTAAAAGGGGATTCGGCGACCCTCGGACTTCAGGAGGTATCCATCGGGTCCGCTCTGAGGGGATGGTCGAGCACCATAGACCCGATTGGAACTGGACTCCGAGTAACTTGTGACGATGAAGGCTTCAAGATCTTTCTCCCGGCTGCTCAGTTCAGTGACGTAAAAGTTTTGG gttctGAAGACCAACGATCTGTCGATCACGCTCAATGTGGTCTCAACGTGAGCCGCTTCGAGGACACCCTAACCGTGCCTTTTATCGGATGCCACATGGAGATT ACCAACAGCTACAGCCTGCAACTGTCGTACAAAGATGAGCTTGGCGAGGCCCGTGTGGCCGCAGTGTCGTGCCGTCCGGGTCCGGAGTCCGCCTCAGGCCTGCAGCTTCGCGCCGGTGTCCCACCTGGCGCACCTGCGTCGAGGTGCCGTACGCCACCACCAGTGCGGACACCGCCAAGGGCGGAAC ACTGTGCCGTGGCCCCTGAAGAGCAGCTACCTTGTGGCTATGCTGAAATTTTGCCTGCTGATTGTGAGACAAAGGGATGCTGTGTCAATCCTACTTCATATGAATGCTTCTATCCATTGGatg AGTGCACGGTcgatctccattttgttttcatcatccGTTCCACATACGAATCCTGGCATCTGGACCCCACCCGGCTGGTGATTCCCGGAACAAAGTGCAGGCCCGTTGTGGCGAACGCCGACTTTGCCATCTTTAAGTTCAAAGTTACCGAATGTGGAACACGCACTTAT GACATTGGCATGACAAGGTTCTACCTGGCTGAGGTCCAAACTCTAGTTCGAGCGCTGAACCTCAAGTACGGCATCATCACAAGAATGGATCCATTAAG gTTCTTGCTGGAGTGTCGCTACAGTTTAGCCGATCGTGACCAGCAGCCGTTCGCCAGCGTCGGCTATATGGTGAAGATCCCGAGCCGCGACCTACCGTCGTCCATCCCCTCTGACGGTTTATACGGGGTTCAGTTGAGGATTGCTACAG ATGAGACGTTTTCCACTTTCCTGCCTTCTTTTCCAACGTTGCGGTACATCCTGACCAAACCTGTATATTTGGAACTGAGTCTCTTGTCTCCCAAACCTAATGCGAGTATTCTGGTCAAGTACTGTCTGGCATACCCTCAGTCTGCAAAGAACGCACTGGTGCTCGTTTATGAAGG GTGTGCCAACCCTAATGACCCAAATGTGGCAATCCTGCAAGTGAGCAACTTACACCAAAATCGCCATCAGAGGCATTTTGAGGTCAAGGCGTTTCAGTTTATGGACGTTAAGACTAAGCGGTACCTTGATGAACAA ATCCACTTCATGTGCTCTTCAGAGGTTTGCTGGTCCGATGAGAAGACTTGTGAAGAGCGCTGCTTTGACGGAAAA GTACCATAA
- the LOC133497928 gene encoding zona pellucida sperm-binding protein 1-like isoform X2 codes for MARLWLLVVLTWGLLVSGRDQEVETALFEEEAKTGTLDDDDINNSDYDDDEGNFPDLEGVKTLDPEPVKGDSATLGLQEVSIGSALRGWSSTIDPIGTGLRVTCDDEGFKIFLPAAQFSDVKVLGSEDQRSVDHAQCGLNVSRFEDTLTVPFIGCHMEITNSYSLQLSYKDELGEARVAAVSCRPGPESASGLQLRAGVPPGAPASRCRTPPPVRTPPRAEQCTVDLHFVFIIRSTYESWHLDPTRLVIPGTKCRPVVANADFAIFKFKVTECGTRTYDIGMTRFYLAEVQTLVRALNLKYGIITRMDPLRFLLECRYSLADRDQQPFASVGYMVKIPSRDLPSSIPSDGLYGVQLRIATDETFSTFLPSFPTLRYILTKPVYLELSLLSPKPNASILVKYCLAYPQSAKNALVLVYEGCANPNDPNVAILQVSNLHQNRHQRHFEVKAFQFMDVKTKRYLDEQIHFMCSSEVCWSDEKTCEERCFDGKVP; via the exons ATGGCTCGCCTCTGGCTGCTGGTTGTCCTGACCTGGGGTCTTTTGGTTTCGGGACGGGACCAGGAAGTTGAAACGGCACTTTTTGAAGAGGAGGCCAAGACGGGAACGTTGGATGACGATGACATTAACAACAGTGATTACGATGACGATGAAGGCAATTTTCCTGATCTAGAAGGAGTGAAAACATTGGACCCGGAACCTGTAAAAGGGGATTCGGCGACCCTCGGACTTCAGGAGGTATCCATCGGGTCCGCTCTGAGGGGATGGTCGAGCACCATAGACCCGATTGGAACTGGACTCCGAGTAACTTGTGACGATGAAGGCTTCAAGATCTTTCTCCCGGCTGCTCAGTTCAGTGACGTAAAAGTTTTGG gttctGAAGACCAACGATCTGTCGATCACGCTCAATGTGGTCTCAACGTGAGCCGCTTCGAGGACACCCTAACCGTGCCTTTTATCGGATGCCACATGGAGATT ACCAACAGCTACAGCCTGCAACTGTCGTACAAAGATGAGCTTGGCGAGGCCCGTGTGGCCGCAGTGTCGTGCCGTCCGGGTCCGGAGTCCGCCTCAGGCCTGCAGCTTCGCGCCGGTGTCCCACCTGGCGCACCTGCGTCGAGGTGCCGTACGCCACCACCAGTGCGGACACCGCCAAGGGCGGAAC AGTGCACGGTcgatctccattttgttttcatcatccGTTCCACATACGAATCCTGGCATCTGGACCCCACCCGGCTGGTGATTCCCGGAACAAAGTGCAGGCCCGTTGTGGCGAACGCCGACTTTGCCATCTTTAAGTTCAAAGTTACCGAATGTGGAACACGCACTTAT GACATTGGCATGACAAGGTTCTACCTGGCTGAGGTCCAAACTCTAGTTCGAGCGCTGAACCTCAAGTACGGCATCATCACAAGAATGGATCCATTAAG gTTCTTGCTGGAGTGTCGCTACAGTTTAGCCGATCGTGACCAGCAGCCGTTCGCCAGCGTCGGCTATATGGTGAAGATCCCGAGCCGCGACCTACCGTCGTCCATCCCCTCTGACGGTTTATACGGGGTTCAGTTGAGGATTGCTACAG ATGAGACGTTTTCCACTTTCCTGCCTTCTTTTCCAACGTTGCGGTACATCCTGACCAAACCTGTATATTTGGAACTGAGTCTCTTGTCTCCCAAACCTAATGCGAGTATTCTGGTCAAGTACTGTCTGGCATACCCTCAGTCTGCAAAGAACGCACTGGTGCTCGTTTATGAAGG GTGTGCCAACCCTAATGACCCAAATGTGGCAATCCTGCAAGTGAGCAACTTACACCAAAATCGCCATCAGAGGCATTTTGAGGTCAAGGCGTTTCAGTTTATGGACGTTAAGACTAAGCGGTACCTTGATGAACAA ATCCACTTCATGTGCTCTTCAGAGGTTTGCTGGTCCGATGAGAAGACTTGTGAAGAGCGCTGCTTTGACGGAAAA GTACCATAA
- the dus3l gene encoding tRNA-dihydrouridine(47) synthase [NAD(P)(+)]-like gives MEKPVEETALAKGTEAPVKGEASLKPEFITSKDKFHEFLDSEWHGLKGVENKTSEVPEEEPVRKKTKLDTEEIDKTAKPDGKRLRGQNKSRPHKKPTSYDEKRLCASVIQGNQECPYGDKCHFYHDVATYLASKPSDIGQRCHVYDTFGKCAYGLACRFAKAHTTADLKSAENADVVKSCEGRTPVRNSLSKELQNQLRKHSVVFKKSAEYLKTLSNNKDKKEQQDNGAADIPAVPTTEATHESTGAETQVSSEKTSTVRTIGPVTDMDVIKLRACEKKQVDFQDKLYLAPLTTCGNLPFRRVCKRLGADITCGEMAMCTNLLQGQQSEWALLKRHESEDLFGVQVEGCFPDTMTRCAELINNNTEVDFVDINSGCPIDLVYKKGGGCGLMTRTRKFEQIVRGMNYVLDVPLTVKIRTGVQEKNNIAHKLIPEMKNWGISMITLHGRSREQRYTKLADWEYITTCSKLASPIPLFGNGDILSYEDAMKAKETGVSGIMIARGALVKPWLFTEIKERRHWDISSGERLDILREFSNFGLEHWGSDTRGVEKTRTFLLEWLSFMCRYIPVGLLERVPVKINERPPYYMGRNYLESLMASQNVGDWIRISEMLLGPVPPNFNFLPKHKANSYK, from the exons ATGGAAAAGCCTGTAGAGGAAACAGCACTTGCAAAGGGGACAGAAGCTCCAGTCAAGGGTGAAGCGTCCCTCAAACCAGA ATTTATCACCAGCAAAGACAAATTCCACGAGTTTCTCGATTCTGAGTGGCATGGCTTGAAGGGAGTTGAGAACAAGACATCTGAGGTGCCTGAGGAGGAGCCCgtaagaaaaaagacaaaattggaTACAGAGGAGATCGACAAAACCGCCAAACCAGACGGCAAACGCCTGAGGGGTCAGAACAAGTCGAGGCCACATAAGAAGCCAACATCATATGACGAAAAGAGGCTTTGTGCCTCTGTTATTCAG GGCAACCAGGAATGTCCCTACGGGGACAAGTGCCACTTCTATCACGACGTCGCCACCTACCTAGCCAGCAAGCCGTCTGACATCGGCCAACGCTGCCACGTCTACGACACCTTCGGGAAGTGCGCGTACGGCCTTGCCTGCCGCTTCGCCAAGGCGCACACCACGGCCGACCTGAAGAGTGCCGAGAACGCGGATGTGGTGAAAAGCTGCGAGGGCCGCACGCCGGTGAGGAACAGCCTTAGTAAAGAGCTGCAGAATCAACTGAGGAAGCATTCCGTCGTGTTCAAGAAGTCGGCGGAGTACCTCAAGACGCTTTCCAACAACAAGGATAAAAAAGAACAGCAGGACAATG GGGCCGCTGAcataccagctgttccaacaaCCGAAGCAACGCATGAATCTACAGGTGCAGAAACTCAG gTTAGCTCAGAAAAGACATCCACTGTGAGGACTATTGGTCCCGTCACTGACATGGATGTCATCAAGTTGcgagcatgtgaaaaaaaacag GTGGACTTCCAAGACAAGCTTTACCTCGCACCGCTAACAACT TGTGGCAACCTGCCTTTCCGCCGCGTGTGCAAGCGCCTGGGAGCGGACATCACCTGCGGCGAGATGGCCATGTGTACCAACCTGCTCCAGGGCCAGCAGTCCGAGTGGGCCCTGCTCAAGAGGCATGAGAGTGAAGATCTCTTTGGAGTCCAG GTGGAGGGCTGCTTCCCCGACACCATGACGAGATGCGCCGAGctcatcaacaacaacacagaGGTGGACTTTGTGGACATAAACTCAGGGTGCCCCATTGACCTTGTCTATAAGAAg GGTGGAGGCTGTGGCCTAATGACACGCACTCGCAAGTTTGAGCAAATCGTCCGGGGAATGAACTAT GTGCTGGACGTCCCTTTAACAGTGAAGATCCGCACCGGGGTTCAGGAGAAGAACAACATTGCGCATAAACTCATCCCGGAGATGAAGAATTGGGGCATTTCTATGATCACG CTGCATGGCCGCTCTAGAGAGCAGCGCTACACCAAGCTTGCCGACTGGGAATACATCACCACCTGCTCCAAGCTGGCCAGCCCTATCCCACTctttg GTAATGGCGATATTCTGTCCTATGAGGATGCCATGAAAGCCAAAGAGACGGGGGTTTCCGGGATCATGATTGCAAG GGGCGCATTAGTGAAGCCGTGGCTCTTCACGGAAATCAAGGAGAGGCGCCACTGGGACATCTCGTCCGGGGAACGTCTGGACATCCTCCGGGAGTTCAGCAACTTCGGCTTGGAGCACTGGGGCTCGGACACGCGGGGTGTGGAGAAGACGCGCACCTTCCTGCTGGAGTGGCTCTCCTTCATGTGCAG GTATATTCCAGTCGGGCTGCTGGAGCGAGTGCCTGTGAAGATCAACGAGAGGCCTCCGTACTACATGGGGAGGAACTATCTGGAGTCCCTGATGGCGAGTCAAAACGTCGGAGACTGGATTAGGATCAG tgaAATGCTGCTTGGACCTGTGCCCCCAAATTTCAACTTCTTGCCCAAACACAAAGCCAACTCGTACAAGTGA
- the LOC133498012 gene encoding transcription termination factor 1, mitochondrial, with protein MASAFRAIVSLHRLFFLHKTFKCATVQSATVFPLRRLNNVAPNENEPKASVNTENESLLENLNLLGVDVKMARQRQPGVLRRVFTNEQGVAKFLQSKGASQHTVASIISRYPRAITRSLENLEHRWQLWRNVFETDEEVVSILDRSPESFFRSSDNCKLEKNLAYLSSLRLSNKDLHRLLAAAPRIFSNSLELNKQMVEFLEDVCIKLGGTAPKEFAKAIISKNLYVLIRSTKRVKTNIDNLQAAMKLSDAELLVLLQGSGAKILDLSNEYLKNNMANVQERFLVLGCCEEDVKKLIVSYPMVLYIGATTLSTKLDCLLNGGITMKQILGKPKVLDYSTQNVAARLQELHEIGYNFEANGIGILDLSQKRFAAKIEKLVTSPDE; from the coding sequence ATGGCATCTGCGTTCAGAGCAATTGTCAGCCTCCACAGATTATTCTTTCTCCATAAAACCTTTAAGTGTGCCACAGTACAATCGGCGACAGTCTTCCCTCTCAGGAGACTTAACAATGTGGCCCCCAACGAGAATGAGCCCAAAGCATCCGTAAACACTGAGAATGAGTCTCTGCTGGAGAACTTGAATCTGTTAGGAGTGGATGTGAAGATGGCTCGCCAACGTCAGCCAGGTGTTCTCCGTAGGGTCTTCACCAACGAGCAGGGCGTGGCTAAGTTCCTGCAGAGCAAAGGTGCCAGCCAACACACCGTGGCTAGCATCATATCCCGTTACCCGCGCGCCATCACACGCTCCCTGGAGAATCTGGAGCACCGCTGGCAACTGTGGAGGAACGTCTTCGAGACTGACGAGGAGGTTGTGAGCATCCTGGACCGCTCGCCCGAGTCCTTCTTCCGCTCCAGCGACAACTGCAAATTGGAGAAGAACTTAGCTTACCTGTCTTCACTCAGGCTGAGCAACAAGGACCTCCACCGGCTGCTTGCAGCTGCGCCGCGCATCTTCTCCAACAGCCTGGAGCTCAACAAGCAGATGGTGGAGTTCCTGGAGGACGTCTGCATCAAGCTCGGCGGGACCGCTCCAAAGGAGTTCGCCAAAGCAATCATATCCAAAAACCTCTACGTCCTTATCCGAAGCACAAAGAGAGTCAAGACCAACATTGATAATCTGCAAGCGGCTATGAAACTGAGCGACGCCGAGCTCCTGGTCTTGCTTCAGGGGTCCGGTGCAAAAATCCTGGACCTCTCCAACGAATACCTGAAAAATAACATGGCCAACGTTCAGGAGAGGTTTCTCGTGTTGGGCTGTTGCGAAGAGGACGTCAAAAAGTTGATCGTCAGCTATCCGATGGTTCTCTACATCGGGGCGACCACCCTGAGCACTAAACTGGACTGTCTCCTCAACGGAGGAATCACAATGAAGCAGATACTGGGGAAGCCCAAGGTGTTGGACTACAGCACGCAGAACGTTGCTGCAAGATTACAGGAGCTTCACGAGATCGGCTATAACTTCGAGGCGAACGGCATCGGCATCCTGGACTTGAGTCAGAAGCGATTTGCCGCCAAGATAGAGAAACTAGTCACTTCCCCCGATGAATAA